One genomic segment of Carassius carassius chromosome 21, fCarCar2.1, whole genome shotgun sequence includes these proteins:
- the LOC132097541 gene encoding alpha-2B adrenergic receptor-like — MASACSAGTGLTGNNINGTGVTSSPTCNQSMIKLPPYTPEATAAFATAITLMILFTIVGNILVIIAVLTSRSLRGPQNLFLVSLAAADILVATLIIPFSLANELMGYWYFRSVWCEIYLALDVLFCTSSIVHLCAISLDRYMSISRAVTYGAQRTPKRIKCAILVVWLISAVISFPPLLSMNKNKGGGDSDGLPQCQLNDERWYILYSTIGSFFAPCLIMILVYMRIYQIAKQHTRCPPGEPRKEVPAIATTPQLKVYTEGLQNGREDETPSTLQKKTRPPTLAVSQVESAQEAASPPISIKHLQPALTTVTPTTPCPSPSPPNSSEMAPKKPKEGKKAKKIIKQPDNNNGESMSSDSDTEQGGRGLEVPCTPGVTPSGIHSPATIQKYRDMIATAKGAKLVTWKTKQEGTPNSERRKAMVNREKRFTFVLAVVIGVFVICWFPFFFSYSLQAVCPETCTLPEPLFKFFFWIGYCNSCLNPVIYTIFNKDFRRAFKKILCKKTKGTFF; from the coding sequence ATGGCAAGCGCGTGCTCTGCCGGCACGGGTCTGACTGGCAACAACATTAATGGCACCGGAGTCACGTCTTCACCGACTTGTAACCAGAGCATGATAAAACTCCCTCCATACACTCCAGAAGCCACAGCAGCCTTTGCAACAGCCATCACATTGATGATTCTTTTTACAATTGTTGGCAATATTCTGGTCATCATCGCTGTTTTAACCAGCCGCTCGCTTAGAGGACCCCAGAACCTCTTCTTGGTCTCCCTTGCAGCCGCGGATATTTTGGTGGCCACCCTCATCATTCCATTTTCACTGGCCAATGAACTGATGGGCTACTGGTATTTCCGCTCTGTATGGTGTGAGATTTACCTGGCGCTGGATGTGTTGTTCTGCACTTCCTCTATAGTACACCTGTGCGCCATCAGTCTAGACCGCTACATGTCTATCTCACGCGCTGTCACATACGGTGCACAGCGGACGCCCAAACGCATCAAATGTGCCATTTTGGTGGTGTGGCTGATCTCAGCAGTCATCTCCTTCCCACCGCTACTCTCCATGAACAAGAACAAAGGTGGCGGCGATTCAGATGGGCTGCCACAGTGTCAACTCAATGATGAGCGTTGGTACATACTGTACTCTACTATCGGTTCCTTCTTTGCTCCATGTCTGATTATGATCTTAGTTTACATGCGGATCTACCAGATTGCCAAGCAACACACAAGATGTCCACCAGGGGAGCCCCGCAAAGAGGTCCCAGCCATTGCTACAACCCCTCAGCTCAAGGTCTACACGGAGGGTCTACAAAACGGAAGAGAAGATGAAACGCCCTCTACCTTGCAGAAAAAAACCAGGCCTCCGACTCTGGCCGTGTCCCAAGTGGAGTCCGCCCAGGAAGCAGCGAGCCCCCCAATCTCCATCAAACATCTGCAACCCGCTTTGACAACCGTGACGCCGACCACGCCGTGCCCTTCCCCATCTCCTCCGAATTCATCCGAAATGGCACCTAAGAAACCTAAAGAGGGGAAAAAGGCGAAAAAGATCATAAAACAGCCCGACAATAATAACGGAGAAAGCATGAGCTCGGACTCGGACACAGAGCAAGGTGGAAGGGGGTTAGAGGTCCCTTGCACCCCAGGCGTGACACCCAGTGGCATCCATTCTCCCGCAACCATACAGAAATACAGAGATATGATTGCCACCGCAAAAGGTGCCAAACTAGTGACCTGGAAGACGAAGCAGGAAGGAACGCCCAACTCCGAACGGCGCAAAGCAATGGTGAACCGAGAGAAGCGCTTCACCTTTGTGCTGGCAGTGGTAATTGGCGTCTTTGTCATCTGCTGGTTCCCTTTCTTCTTCTCGTATAGCCTACAGGCTGTGTGCCCGGAGACCTGCACCCTGCCAGAGCCGCTCTTTAAGTTCTTCTTCTGGATCGGCTACTGCAACAGCTGCCTCAACCCTGTCATCTACACCATCTTCAACAAAGACTTCCGCAGAGCCTTCAAAAAGATCCTCTGCAAGAAAACCAAAGGCACATTCTTCTGA
- the dusp2 gene encoding dual specificity protein phosphatase 2 has protein sequence MGIGDPLEISGSELVQILRTPSELFASGGCIALDCRPFLAFSRAHILESRNVNWNSMLRRRSKSSVVCLEWLVADKSLLAQLRNGDFSPVVVLDENSRSVRDLKSESLASLLLSALQSEVQSASTHICFLQGGFDGFFALYPELCFSPPVMCSNHPALSDSEPIVSGRKTPLYDQGGPVEILPFLFLGSAHHSSRRETLERCGITAVLNVSSSCPNLFEEELQYKTLKVEDSLAADIRVLFPEAIHFIDSIKESGGRVLVHCQAGISRSATICLAYLINARRVSLDEAFDFVKRRRQVISPNLAFMGQLLQFETDVLCPYSVLDRNNGGTAF, from the exons ATGGGTATCGGCGACCCTCTGGAGATCTCCGGCAGTGAGTTGGTTCAGATTTTGAGGACTCCCTCTGAGCTCTTCGCGTCTGGGGGGTGCATCGCGTTGGACTGCCGGCCGTTCCTCGCCTTCTCACGAGCGCACATCCTCGAGTCCCGCAACGTCAACTGGAATTCCATGCTGAGACGAAGGTCCAAGAGCTCCGTGGTGTGTCTGGAGTGGCTGGTGGCCGATAAGTCGCTGCTGGCCCAGCTGCGGAACGGGGACTTCTCTCCGGTGGTGGTCCTGGATGAGAACAGTCGCTCGGTCCGAGATCTGAAGAGCGAGAGTCTGGCCAGTCTCCTGCTCAGTGCCCTTCAGTCAGAGGTCCAGTCTGCCTCGACGCACATCTGCTTCTTACAAG GTGGATTTGACGGGTTCTTCGCACTTTATCCAGAGCTCTGCTTTAGCCCTCCTGTCATGTGCTCAAATCATCCTGCTCTCAGTGATTCAGAGCCCATTGTTTCCGGAAGAAAGACTCCTCTCTATGATCAG GGTGGTCCAGTTGAAATCCTCCCCTTCCTCTTTCTGGGCAGCGCGCATCACTCATCCAGACGGGAGACTCTGGAGCGATGCGGGATCACCGCTGTGCTCAACGTATCCTCTTCCTGTCCCAACCTGTTCGAGGAGGAACTTCAGTACAAAACTCTGAAGGTGGAAGACAGCCTGGCCGCAGACATACGCGTCCTCTTTCCAGAGGCCATCCACTTCATTG ATTCGATAAAAGAGAGTGGTGGTCGAGTGCTGGTCCACTGTCAAGCAGGAATCTCCCGGTCAGCTACCATCTGCCTGGCGTACCTCATAAACGCTCGACGTGTCAGTCTGGACGAGGCCTTTGACTTCGTAAAACGCCGCCGACAAGTCATCTCACCCAACTTAGCCTTCATGGGCCAACTTCTGCAGTTCGAGACGGATGTTTTGTGCCCCTATTCTGTACTAGACAGAAATAACGGTGGCACTGCTTTTTGA